One genomic window of Arachis hypogaea cultivar Tifrunner chromosome 8, arahy.Tifrunner.gnm2.J5K5, whole genome shotgun sequence includes the following:
- the LOC112705608 gene encoding floral homeotic protein DEFICIENS, which produces MARGKIQIKRIENTTNRQVTYSKRRNGLFKKANELTVLCDAKVSIIMFSSTGKLHEYISPSISTKQFFDQYQMTVGIDLWNSHYEHMQENLRKLKDVNRNLRQEIRQRMGDCLNDLGIEELKLLEEEMDKASKVIRERKYKMITNQIDQHRKKFNNEKEVHNRLLRDLDARAEDPRYGLVDNGEYESVIGFSNLGPRMFALSLQPSHPNAHSGGTAASDLTTYPLLF; this is translated from the exons ATGGCTCGAGGGAAGATCCAGATCAAGAGGATAGAGAACACTACCAACAGGCAGGTCACATACTCCAAACGACGCAACGGACTTTTCAAGAAGGCCAATGAGCTCACCGTTCTCTGCGATGCTAAGGTTTCTATAATCATGTTCTCTAGCACTGGCAAACTCCATGAGTACATTAGCCCCTCCATCTC AACTAAACAGTTCTTCGATCAGTATCAGATGACTGTAGGAATTGATCTCTGGAACTCCCACTATGAG CATATGCAAGAAAACTTGAGGAAGCTGAAAGATGTAAACAGGAATCTTCGTCAGGAGATTAG GCAGAGGATGGGAGATTGTCTGAACGATCTGggcatagaagagcttaaactcCTTGAGGAAGAAATGGACAAGGCTTCTAAGGTTATTCGCGAGCGTAAG TACAAGATGATCACAAATCAGATTGACCAGCACAGGAAGAAG TTTAACAACGAGAAAGAAGTGCACAACAGACTCCTGCGTGATTTA gaTGCAAGAGCAGAAGATCCACGTTATGGATTGGTGGATAATGGAGAGTATGAATCTGTCATAGGATTCTCGAATTTAGGTCCTCGCATGTTTGCATTGAGCCTACAACCTAGCCATCCTAATGCACATAGCGGAGGAACAGCAGCCTCTGATCTTACCACTTACCCTTTACTTTTCTAG